In the genome of Populus trichocarpa isolate Nisqually-1 chromosome 10, P.trichocarpa_v4.1, whole genome shotgun sequence, the window CCACTAATCCGTTCATGGTGAAGGAAATAAAACTCTTTAGATCGTTGGACCTGGGAAAACCTGCTTATCTACAGAAGGACAGGGGAGTTCTGTTAGGCAAAGGCGTTATTACATCAAATGGACCGGCTTGGTCTCACCAGAGAAAGATTTTAAGCCCCCAGCTCTATGTGGACAAGGTCGGCTTAAATTGAATTTACAGCTTAATTAATTCTCAGTTTATGATGTGGGGACCTTATGTTATGCAGGATACTTTGAATATAATTGTTGAATCTGGTATCACTGTGATTAAATCATGGGAAAGAATATTAATGGAATCCAAGGATGGATTAGATGCAGATATCATGGTGGATAGCCACATGAGAAGCTTCACCTCCTGCATAATCTCAAAGCTTATGTTCGGGCATGATCATTGTAGAGGAATGAACGTAACTGCAAGGTGTCACACTCTTTTTAAGGCAATGGGAACACCAACGACAATTGGGATTCCATTCTTGAGGCAAGTCCTCTCCTCTCCTCGATCTCCTTGTATATACATATATGTAATTAAGCAATGGTGGGTTGTCAATTGCACtcatttttttgtccttgaATCAGATATCTTCCTACTAAAGCAAATAGAAATGCTTGGAGATTGGCAAAGGAGATCCATTCGATGATTTTGGACATAGCCAAGAACCGCTGTGGATCTAGCACAACTAAGGACATATTGCAAGTGATCTTGGAAGGTTCCGAAAATGGTGGGCCTGGTCCATCAAGTGCTCATGAGTTCATAGTTGATAACTGCAAGGATATGTTGCTCGCTGCCTCTGAGGGGACTGCTATTTCTGCAATGTGGGGTTTAATGCTATTAGCTTCAAATCCTGAATGGCAAGCTCGTGCCCGGTCCGAAGTTAAGCAAGTCTGTGGTGGTCATCTCCCGAATTTCAATATGCTTGGCAAGATGAAAGTGGTAGGTAGCTGATTGGTCCATTAAAAGCACATATAATTAACTAGTCATTTTAACTTCAATATACCCTTAATTAACTGCAGTTAAAGATGGTGATATTAGAGGTGCTCAGGCTTTACCCGCCAGTGGCGTTGGTATCAAGGCGAGCCCTGCAAGATGTGAAGCTTTGTAATATGCAGGTTCCAAAAGGTGTAAACATTTGGATATGGGCACCAGCATTGCACCGCGACCCTGACCTTTGGGGGCCTGACGCGGACAAGTTCAATCCTGAAAGGTTCATTGACGGAGTTTCAGGTGCATGCAAGTCTTCACATGCCTATATACCTTTCGGAGTTGGGGCTCGGCTGTGTCCCGGCAATAAATTAGGGATGATACAATTGAAAGTCTTGCTTGCTATGATCTTATCCAGTTTCAATCTTAGCATCTCCCCAAACTATCGTCACTCCCCTACCTTGGGTTTGCTTTTGGAGCCCGAGCACGGTGTTAATCTTGTCATTCAGAAGATATGATTCCTGAGGGTGGACAGCTCAAGGATGCTTAgaataaaatagtaaattaaaatgaataaactGGTGGCCTGAACTTGTAAAGCTTTGCCAACTAAGGCAAACAGACAAATAGCTAGAGATGAAAGCCACTTCTTCAATGTGTATCGTCCTCCAATGTACAAGATGatagtattataattaataataagataaaaatgaaaactcGAGTAACCTAAATACAAGACAACAAAACTAGTGAAACCAAATTAACGCCAATGCACTGGAGATCATGCACTGCAAAcatcttttttcttgaaagCAATTTGAGCAATTCTGCGAATCTCTAATGCAGTAACGGTAAAAACCCctgaaaaaaaacttgaactaAACTGGCAGATTTTGCCTCTTTGTGTACTTGAggattcccccccccccccccctctttctGATTTTGGTAGCCTGCCGTTTAATTTCTTATCATAGGATGTGCAGGTGTCTGATCATCAATCCACTGGTTCCGCAGGATATATATTAAACACTCTTACGTGATGGATATGGGTGTCATGCTCTCTTAAATTAATACGCTTATAGCCGCTGACCGCATAATCCCGTTCAAGAACCCACATATAGTAGCTGGAACACCAGCCTTTCCCGTGATGGGAGGCTCTAAACACCAATGAAAACTTCCGAGGAAGTGAGCTAGCGTCTGAAATTGCACAGTGTTCAATATCAGGTATAGAACAAGCAGAAACAATAGAAAGGGATAGTCCCTTAACTCATCCAGGGAAGGGGGTGTTCTTGAGTACACAAGAAAACTAGAGGTGCGTTAAAAccgtttttcttttcaatttttagttttccttttcttttctggtttttctttttcaataaaaaagtttaaaaatatattcaatatttattaaaaatgaatataaattttacaccagaaaaataagaaatatatcaagattacacctattttttaaaaaaatcaaaaccatatttTATAACAATCaccttaatattttgtatttgaaataatctaattatatatttttttcattcaaattaagaaCTAccattgtatataaaaaaaatattgtctgtcttttctttatttagaaaaaatgagaaactttgtaaagaaaaattatgaaaaacttttataatatatttttcaaatttagtatattttccagttttttggattaaaaaaatatggcatATGAACAAAAAgttctagttttttctttttttctgactataattttttataaagttaaagTATTCttatgtttctaaaaaaaaattaaaatctttagaATTCATGTCTAACATGTATATCATGGGTCTTACATAGATAGATACATGGGGCGCCCCTGTGTGCCGTACAAAATAGGAATTCCAAAAGAAatgggaaagaaaacaaaatcctaaTAATACAAAGCTATTGGGTTACGCCTAGTTATaactatattataattaaaaacaaaaaactaaaatgccAGCTCATTATCTTACAGTTTATTGTGAGTTtagaattgtgatttttttattattattctttttatgttatattatttgtttttgatcaGTACTGATCATatctatttgtgttttttaagataTGAAAGTTTTCATAagattttaaagtttaattatgggTCTATTTAATAAGATATGGCTTTAGTTTGTAGGATTAAGATATGATTAAAATACTAAGAActaaactgagaaaaaaaaaaaccatgatggCCTATCTCAAATTCGCAAGATAAAGTTATATTTAGTCCTcatgtttttgagttttttttttttgtataaaattccattttatttatatttcaatcttCAAGtttgagagataaaattaaaggtgtcaaaaaataaaataaaaagaaataaattcatTTCCCGTCCACATcatgacaaaaacaaattgttctttatattaataagttttattttatgataggAGTTCCATTGagtttttccctttattttgccgggtaaaaaaaaagtaaattgaggTTGAGCAATAAaagtctttcaattttatttgcatttttggattaatttagatcccgtttgtttactggaaagtaattttttttaaaaaagtaatttccttgaaaaataggttcctgaaaagtaaattattttttgatatttggtagtatcatagaaaataagttagaaaatattttctagtatttaactatgttatggaaaatgagctgaaaaataaattgttaatattttttttcaagtttattaaaatctaatttcataaatcatctcaaataaaataaataacaatcaaaagaataaggaccaaatctgatagataaaaaaaattcaattatgaaaatgttaagagaaaagcaaataacaatcataaaaatgagaactaaaattgatataaaaatcaaattaaatcaaattctaaagaataaaacagaaaaaaaaagattcaaaacaaaatatatagcaattaaaagtttgaggatcaaatttgatataatcagcaaataatatgacatttctaaatttttcacagcttctgaaaagtattttccacccaaaataaaaagaaaatattttcctgaaaaccaagtcaaaGTTTCTTTtaactggaaaatgttttctgttgaccaactttctaataacaaacaaacatagaaaatttttaagaaatagttTTCAGAAAACcatttttcattaaacaaaTAGGGTTTTAGAGGTGTTTTGgattgagaaattaatttattgagattataaaagtattttctaaatatttttaggttaaaataagttaaaaaatattttttaaaattaaaaaacctcattttaattttttttattatctatttgatagtcaaaatttgaaaaagcaACAAcgcattatttctttttttttaaaaaaaaaaaaaagataataagagCCAAACGACGTCCGCCCCTTGAACCAAAAATATAGGAAGActtaaataagttaaaataaaataaaataagaagccCTTATATTTTGGCCGTCTCAAGGCGTGCTGACAATTTTTCaccttaacttttttaattttaattttaattaattaaaatagattggttaaaaatatgtttgggaTGCACGGCCTGGCagatatttagttttatttgaaattaattaaaatgttttttggattttatttaataaaatatttttcaatttttacttgttttttaaaaagagtataacctttgtttatattttatttttcaatgtattattttaattcatcaataatatttttttatacaaataaaatttattttttaaaataagaaatatttatttttaaattatattattgatatGTTCGGCTTTgtgtaataatttttatagcgtgaatttatttaattagtttgtttatcttttaagtcatttattttttagaatgtagatttatcttttatttatttaaataaataaatacacaaaCAAATGCATATCTCATTTTATCTTATACAATATCTTGATCTTGCTTGCttgtataaactttttaatttaaattttaaactttttttatataaaaaaacatattaaaacaacttGCATAtccagtatttttttaaaaaaaatttataaccaGCGAATAGCGGTTAAATGGTTAGTAACTAACTAAACAATACAGGAAAGGCCAGTAATCACATTTCTTACATGTGATGGAATGTTTTAGCAATTGATTGTATTTCTATATCCCAAACCCCTTGTAATTTTCAATCTAAACTCTTGGCTGTGGAATATTGATCGAATGGCTTAGAAGCACGTTCACACCAACCAAACCCAAACAATACATCAAGTTCTAAGGTGCATAAAAGCAAtgaagtaataaaattacaaataaattaatggaaATTTATCTTTATACTGCATCACCTCTCTATGTTTGAATTAACAAGATATACACATGCATAACATGTACAGAGATTATTCAAAGCCAATGGTTATTCATGATAATTACACTTTGCAACCAAATGCTCTAGCTAAATCTAATCTATCCCACCAAGGATGAGATCAAGCAACAAAAATAACACACGATGGATGATCAAATTATTAAGTCAAAAGAAAACTATTGTTCATAATAGCCTTGGTGAGGAGGAGGGTATGGACCTGGAATAGTGTAAGTAGGCCGAGCAAGAGATCCAGGTTGTTGTCCATGGGCATTGTAGTATGGGCCCCGCCACCCTGGATAGGCAGGTTGACCATACTCCTGGTTTGTTGGTGGTTGCTGAACCTGTCGAGGTGGGTAAGGAGCACCAGGAGCAGGGCGCATATGATAAGGAGGTGGCTGCTGTGGTGTTGTATAAGGGGGGGGAGGGTGAGCATAACCAGGCATTGTAGACTGCCCAGGAGGCTGAAAGTACTGTGTCTGGGGCTGAGGATGCGGATGCGGATGCGGAACATTTTGAGGATCTGATGGAGGATGCGAACTGGATCTTTGAGTTTGATGGGGCTGGTTTGCTGCAGGATAGCTGTATGAGCCTGTATTCTTATGGTCTTGAAAACTTAGTCCAGCCATTTGTCTTTGTACATCTTCAATCATTTCTTGACACTGGATATTTCTGGTCATCACAAAATCACTGCACTGCTGTTTGATATTGGTGATGGCATCCTGTTTCacaaatatatttcttatatcAACCCTTCGGAAAGTAACCCAGCTAAACTAGtttaaaacccataaaaaaaaaattcatagtgcCTGAGACAAAGGAAAGGCATGGGCATGGGatgtaaaatttaaaagcatacaggaagaaaataaaataattgtagtAGGCACTTTAAAGAAGTGAGCATGTTCTACTTGATCATAAGTTCAGGAGTTCACATCCTGAACAGCACAGATATATGCAACAGAGAAGTGTTTACCTGAAGACTAACATAAAACTTCAATCCCTCGTTGATGTTCTCCTTTATTTCTCGATACTTGGCTATGGCAGCCTGTATTTGCTTATAACACTTCTCACGAGATGCTGAAACAAATTGTGAGGGAGATTTGTGTCAAAGGTGCATGCGTTTCATTTACCCTATGAATGTGAAGGTCAAGCGCAGCACTGAAACAAGAATATGATCTCTCATTTTGAGATCACCTTCAAGAAAAACATATCATCAGAAAGCCTAGGGATGGAAACTAATCAAGtattataaagaaattaaattcttcATGTCATTTTCATAGAAGTCtagaatacacacacacacacacacacacacacatttttttatttatttgtaacaaTGGTTTGATAGAATGATCGGTTCCAATTTCTAGAGAGAGCAAAATAAGCAACATAGTGGAATTATAAACTCTgcagtatttaaacaaaaaggacaTCAACATGTAGATCAAATACATGCATAATTAACATTTCCATTCAAGAAACCCATTCAGACAGTATTGAAACAACAATTATACAAGAAAAAACCTACCTTTGTAATCTTGAAGGTTAAAGACAGCAGAAAACTCTTCATTCCGAGCCTGTAAACAAGGCAGCCTataattttaggaaaagaaATGGACTTCATAACAAGCTAACAATTCAGAAACGAGCTTAGTAAATGATTGCTGAATTGCTTTCTACGACCATTGAAATCTAAGGTGCAAAAAGAATAACTCATCAACTAAGcttcaataataacaaaatgaatttatctatCCATGCTGATTTAAACGGAGTCCTACCAATGTAATTCTAGAGACTCCTCTTTATTG includes:
- the LOC7475547 gene encoding cytochrome P450 714C2 translates to MEGFPISYNFTCLVLLLTWSLIVYLYYSFWWRPELRLRKQGIRGPPPNFLLGNIPEIKQATVQNRSESTPSMESDSFSGFPSFKQWCKKYGNTYMFKLGALHFLYATNPFMVKEIKLFRSLDLGKPAYLQKDRGVLLGKGVITSNGPAWSHQRKILSPQLYVDKDTLNIIVESGITVIKSWERILMESKDGLDADIMVDSHMRSFTSCIISKLMFGHDHCRGMNVTARCHTLFKAMGTPTTIGIPFLRYLPTKANRNAWRLAKEIHSMILDIAKNRCGSSTTKDILQVILEGSENGGPGPSSAHEFIVDNCKDMLLAASEGTAISAMWGLMLLASNPEWQARARSEVKQVCGGHLPNFNMLGKMKVLKMVILEVLRLYPPVALVSRRALQDVKLCNMQVPKGVNIWIWAPALHRDPDLWGPDADKFNPERFIDGVSGACKSSHAYIPFGVGARLCPGNKLGMIQLKVLLAMILSSFNLSISPNYRHSPTLGLLLEPEHGVNLVIQKI